Proteins encoded in a region of the Rhizobium sp. CC-YZS058 genome:
- a CDS encoding ABC transporter permease produces the protein MHRFKFVLYRPLQLLPVLLGISIITFVLVRLIPGDPARVLLGTRATPTAIAQIRKQYGLDEPIWLQYFYFIRNLGHGEMGKSILYKIDVLKLVAARIEPTLMLVLTSVLLAILIAVPMSAIAARRQGRLADQAVRVVSTMGIGFPPFWLALMLIIFFSVRLDLFPVSGYGATIGDKLWHLALPSLTVALSLSAVLTRSLRAAMIQQLRSDIATAARARGMPESIVFWRHVLPNSLVPTINLLAVNIGWLIGGTVVVESVFALPGMGQLLVRAIFSRDYMVVQGVAMVFACATVLVNFLADIITVAIDPRVKL, from the coding sequence ATGCATCGCTTTAAGTTCGTTCTCTACCGGCCGCTGCAGCTTTTGCCCGTGCTCCTCGGCATCAGCATCATCACCTTCGTGCTCGTGCGCCTCATTCCCGGCGATCCGGCCCGCGTCCTGCTCGGCACCAGGGCGACGCCCACGGCGATCGCGCAGATCCGCAAGCAATACGGCCTCGACGAGCCGATCTGGCTTCAATATTTCTACTTCATTCGCAACCTCGGCCACGGCGAAATGGGCAAGTCGATCCTCTACAAGATCGACGTCTTGAAGCTGGTCGCCGCGCGGATCGAGCCGACGCTGATGCTGGTGCTCACCAGCGTTCTGCTCGCCATTCTCATCGCGGTCCCGATGTCGGCGATCGCCGCGCGCCGGCAGGGCAGGCTGGCAGACCAGGCGGTCCGGGTCGTCTCGACCATGGGCATCGGCTTTCCGCCCTTCTGGCTCGCCCTGATGCTGATCATCTTCTTCAGTGTCCGGCTCGACCTCTTTCCCGTCTCCGGCTATGGCGCGACGATCGGAGACAAGCTGTGGCATCTCGCGCTGCCGAGCCTGACGGTGGCGCTGTCGCTATCGGCCGTTCTGACCCGCAGCCTGCGCGCCGCCATGATCCAGCAGCTGCGCTCGGACATCGCGACGGCGGCGCGGGCGCGCGGCATGCCGGAAAGCATCGTCTTCTGGCGGCATGTCCTGCCGAATTCCCTCGTCCCGACCATCAACCTCCTGGCCGTCAACATCGGCTGGCTGATCGGCGGCACCGTCGTCGTCGAAAGCGTCTTTGCACTGCCGGGCATGGGCCAGCTTCTGGTGCGCGCCATTTTCTCGCGCGACTACATGGTCGTCCAGGGCGTCGCCATGGTGTTTGCCTGCGCGACCGTGCTCGTCAATTTCCTCGCCGACATCATCACGGTGGCGATCGACCCGAGGGTGAAGCTATGA
- a CDS encoding SDR family oxidoreductase: MARMQNKVTLVVGGAKGIGLAIAQRLAGEGATVFLTSRRKDDADQAAARLGGHATGIAADASVPEDLLAAVDTVRKARGRIDALVLNAGLSEPAEIEAITPEHFNRHFDVNVRGMVFGLQAALPAMGEGGSVVLVGSIADQGGFASYGTYAATKAAVRSYARTWTAELAPKGIRVNVVAPGPTDTEMMAAVSEEMRATLVAPIPMKRMARPDEVAAAALFLLSDEASYIAGAELCVDGGLRQV; the protein is encoded by the coding sequence ATGGCTCGAATGCAGAACAAAGTCACCCTGGTCGTTGGCGGCGCCAAGGGTATCGGATTGGCGATCGCGCAGCGCCTGGCCGGGGAAGGGGCGACCGTCTTCCTCACCAGCCGCCGAAAAGACGATGCCGATCAGGCGGCCGCGCGCCTCGGTGGACATGCGACCGGCATTGCCGCCGATGCCAGCGTTCCGGAAGACCTCCTGGCGGCGGTCGACACTGTGCGGAAGGCGCGCGGGCGGATCGATGCGCTCGTTCTCAATGCCGGTCTCTCCGAGCCGGCCGAAATCGAGGCCATTACGCCGGAGCATTTCAATCGTCACTTCGACGTCAATGTCCGGGGCATGGTGTTCGGGCTGCAGGCGGCCCTTCCTGCCATGGGCGAGGGGGGCTCGGTCGTTCTTGTCGGCTCGATCGCCGACCAGGGCGGCTTCGCCTCCTACGGCACCTATGCGGCCACCAAGGCGGCCGTGCGCTCCTATGCGCGGACCTGGACGGCCGAGCTGGCGCCGAAGGGGATACGCGTCAACGTCGTCGCTCCCGGTCCGACCGATACGGAGATGATGGCGGCCGTGAGCGAGGAGATGCGCGCGACGCTTGTCGCGCCGATTCCGATGAAGCGGATGGCGCGGCCGGACGAGGTGGCCGCTGCCGCGCTGTTCCTGCTCAGCGACGAGGCGAGTTACATCGCCGGCGCCGAACTCTGCGTCGATGGCGGCCTGCGCCAGGTCTGA
- a CDS encoding ABC transporter permease, with protein sequence MTVPVVETPAARAPSRLGQHPALAIGAAILLFFVILACAAPLFAPYDPILQMADQRLQPPSLLHPFGTDNFGRDILSRVIWGTRIDLQMAFLGVVFPFVIGTLIGTLAGFFGGIVDAVLMRIIDIILAFPFLVLMLSIIAILGPGLTSFYIAMALVGWVSYARLVRAQILVLKNSDYAVAAVSLGFGKMRIMFRHLLPNAIAGSLVFVMSDAVLVLLSGAAISYLGLGVQPPTAEWGIMVAEGQPFVTTAWWITLFPGLSIVFLAFAFSLLGDGLGDFAGVQE encoded by the coding sequence ATGACTGTTCCTGTCGTCGAGACACCGGCCGCACGCGCGCCCTCCAGGCTCGGCCAGCATCCGGCCCTTGCGATCGGCGCGGCGATCCTGCTGTTCTTCGTAATCCTGGCCTGTGCCGCGCCGCTTTTCGCGCCTTACGATCCGATCCTGCAGATGGCGGATCAACGGCTGCAGCCGCCCTCCCTCCTGCATCCCTTCGGCACCGACAATTTCGGGCGCGACATCCTATCGAGGGTGATCTGGGGCACGCGGATCGATCTGCAGATGGCCTTTCTGGGCGTCGTCTTCCCCTTCGTCATCGGAACCCTGATCGGCACGCTGGCCGGCTTTTTCGGCGGCATCGTCGATGCGGTGCTGATGCGCATCATCGACATTATCCTCGCCTTTCCCTTCCTGGTCCTGATGCTCTCGATCATCGCCATTCTCGGTCCGGGCCTTACCAGTTTCTACATCGCCATGGCGCTGGTCGGCTGGGTCTCCTATGCCCGGCTGGTGCGCGCGCAGATCCTGGTGCTGAAGAACAGCGACTATGCGGTCGCGGCCGTCAGCCTCGGCTTCGGCAAGATGCGCATCATGTTCCGCCATCTCCTGCCGAACGCGATCGCCGGCTCCCTCGTTTTCGTCATGTCGGATGCGGTCCTCGTGCTCCTGAGTGGGGCGGCCATCAGCTATCTCGGACTCGGCGTTCAGCCGCCGACGGCGGAATGGGGGATCATGGTGGCGGAGGGCCAGCCCTTCGTGACCACGGCCTGGTGGATCACCCTCTTCCCGGGACTGTCGATCGTGTTTCTCGCCTTTGCCTTCAGCCTGCTCGGCGATGGCCTGGGTGACTTCGCCGGAGTCCAGGAATGA
- a CDS encoding SDR family oxidoreductase: MTTKLGGKTVLITAAAQGIGRATALAFAAAGATVHATDINVEILSELAGESGIVTHRLDVLDTAAVEALVAEIGQVDVLFNCAGVVHGGSILDMPDKDLDFAFDLNVKAMIRTIRAVLPGMLARKDGAIINMASVASSIKGVPNRFAYGTTKAAVIGLTKAIAADYVAEGIRCNAICPGTVESPSLEGRMRAQGDYEAARAAFIARQPMGRLGTPEEIADLAVYLAGATYTSGQACAIDGGWTI; encoded by the coding sequence ATGACGACAAAACTCGGCGGCAAGACGGTGCTGATCACCGCGGCCGCGCAAGGCATTGGCCGGGCCACGGCGCTCGCCTTTGCCGCGGCGGGAGCCACGGTTCACGCCACCGATATCAATGTGGAGATTCTGTCGGAGCTTGCCGGCGAGAGCGGGATCGTAACCCATCGGCTCGACGTCCTGGATACGGCGGCGGTCGAGGCGCTGGTCGCCGAGATCGGACAGGTGGACGTGCTGTTCAACTGCGCCGGCGTCGTACATGGCGGCAGCATTCTCGACATGCCGGACAAGGATCTCGATTTTGCCTTCGACCTCAACGTCAAGGCGATGATCCGCACCATCCGTGCGGTTCTGCCCGGCATGCTCGCCCGCAAGGACGGCGCCATCATCAACATGGCCTCGGTCGCCTCGAGCATCAAGGGCGTGCCGAACCGCTTCGCCTATGGCACCACCAAGGCGGCCGTGATCGGCCTGACCAAGGCGATCGCCGCCGATTACGTCGCCGAAGGCATCCGCTGCAATGCCATCTGCCCCGGCACGGTCGAGAGCCCCTCGCTCGAAGGCCGGATGCGGGCGCAGGGCGATTACGAGGCGGCACGGGCTGCCTTCATCGCACGCCAGCCCATGGGGCGGCTTGGAACGCCGGAGGAAATCGCCGATCTCG
- a CDS encoding helix-turn-helix domain-containing protein: MDDYTDLQALSDCALRDMAALRPVLDKIADKWTILILTVICPKPSRFNEIKRRLNGITHKALADALKRLERNGLVTRTVLPTQPVGVEYAITPLGHSLREPFEALCAWAAANGTRIDAAAQQYDERGEDRR, translated from the coding sequence ATGGACGACTATACCGACCTCCAAGCCCTCTCGGACTGCGCCCTGCGCGACATGGCGGCCCTGCGCCCCGTGCTCGACAAGATCGCCGACAAATGGACGATCCTGATCCTGACGGTAATCTGCCCCAAACCCTCGCGCTTCAACGAAATCAAGCGCCGCCTGAACGGGATTACCCACAAGGCCCTGGCCGACGCCTTGAAACGGCTCGAGCGCAACGGCCTCGTGACCCGAACCGTGCTGCCGACGCAGCCGGTCGGCGTCGAATATGCCATCACCCCCCTCGGCCACTCGCTGCGCGAACCCTTCGAGGCCCTGTGCGCCTGGGCAGCAGCAAACGGCACCCGCATCGACGCAGCCGCTCAACAGTATGACGAGAGGGGTGAGGATCGGCGGTGA
- a CDS encoding amidohydrolase: MIIDTHLHLIDRSALSYPWLADVPALDHDYLYETYRLQAQRAGIVASLHMEVDVAPGDIERETDHVAQLAAAPGSLIAGAIASCRPEEAGFPAYVEAQRQNPFVKGLRRVLHVMPDDLSESTLFRENIRHLAGAGLTFDLCVLPRQMKQAMALVDLVPDCVFILDHCGVPDIQAGDDALWRAQVSEMAQRPNVFGKISGVVAYADSERWTADTLRPFVEHTIGAFGWDRVVWGSDWPVCTLGGGLLPWVATTHALLSGCSLAERDALLSHNAIRLWNLSIS; this comes from the coding sequence ATGATCATCGACACGCATCTTCATCTCATCGACCGGTCGGCTCTGTCCTATCCGTGGCTGGCCGATGTGCCGGCGCTCGACCACGATTATCTCTACGAGACCTATCGCCTGCAGGCTCAGCGCGCGGGCATCGTCGCCAGCCTGCATATGGAAGTGGATGTCGCGCCCGGCGATATCGAGCGGGAAACGGACCATGTCGCCCAGCTCGCCGCCGCACCGGGCAGCCTGATCGCCGGCGCCATCGCCTCCTGCCGCCCCGAAGAGGCGGGCTTCCCGGCCTATGTCGAGGCGCAGCGGCAAAACCCCTTCGTCAAGGGGCTGCGCCGCGTGCTGCATGTCATGCCCGACGATCTCTCCGAGAGCACGCTCTTCCGCGAGAACATCAGGCATCTCGCCGGTGCCGGGCTGACCTTCGATCTCTGCGTGCTGCCGCGCCAGATGAAACAGGCGATGGCGCTGGTCGATCTCGTCCCCGACTGCGTCTTCATCCTCGACCATTGCGGCGTGCCGGACATTCAGGCCGGCGACGACGCGCTCTGGCGCGCCCAGGTGAGCGAGATGGCGCAAAGGCCGAATGTCTTCGGCAAGATTTCCGGCGTCGTCGCCTATGCTGATTCAGAGCGCTGGACGGCCGACACGCTGCGCCCCTTTGTCGAGCATACGATCGGGGCCTTCGGCTGGGACCGCGTCGTCTGGGGCAGCGACTGGCCGGTCTGCACGCTGGGCGGCGGACTTCTGCCTTGGGTGGCAACCACCCACGCCCTCCTCTCCGGCTGCAGCCTCGCCGAGCGCGACGCCCTGCTGAGCCACAACGCAATCCGTCTCTGGAACCTCTCGATCTCGTAG
- a CDS encoding D-aminopeptidase: protein MTAIDIQGLERAAAELSQKTHGLGGVIGVVKEGVVVLRHGWGYANPKQHRPITPETRFPICSISKQFTCGVLLSLTDDLEKFDARIAAHLPALRTPLPSTRDLCNNQSGLRDYWALTVLHGADAEGVFRREDAKPLFARMRSTHFKPGHQYSYSNGNFRILSDIIEDHAGRSLGELYRAHLFDAADMPTAELLPDTTTPADGLVGHEGNEAVGYFPATNRIFWTGDAGISASLDDMLAWERFIDRTRDDEAGIYRRLARPQRFADGREAPYGNGLAHDRIGEIRTTGHGGALRGFRAHRLHAASERLSVVVLLHHEGDAHGAARRLMGAALGLGAQDEKGAPAEQNWKGRYLDPDTGLLLTLSPGHSGLKATYAGGAERLIVTDADTARSASMTLSRRGDEITYERWRDNLRGVAKRVGGEARPDIAGRYHSDELDASFEIVETNGVFHGFFEGFLGRGEMTSLQPRGADVWTLPCRRSMDAPAPGDWTLQIERSADGAVSGVTLGCWLARNVAYSRIGR from the coding sequence ATGACAGCGATCGATATTCAGGGCCTGGAGCGGGCCGCGGCCGAGCTGAGCCAGAAAACGCATGGGCTGGGCGGGGTGATCGGGGTCGTGAAAGAGGGCGTGGTCGTGCTGCGCCACGGCTGGGGATATGCCAATCCCAAGCAGCACAGGCCGATCACGCCCGAGACCCGCTTCCCCATCTGCTCGATCAGCAAGCAGTTTACCTGCGGGGTGCTTCTCAGCCTGACCGACGATCTCGAAAAGTTCGACGCGCGCATCGCTGCTCATCTTCCCGCCCTGCGCACGCCCCTGCCAAGCACCCGGGACCTTTGCAACAACCAGTCGGGCTTGCGCGACTATTGGGCGCTGACGGTGCTTCACGGCGCGGATGCGGAAGGGGTCTTCCGGCGGGAGGATGCCAAGCCGCTGTTTGCGCGCATGCGGAGCACCCATTTTAAACCGGGGCATCAATATTCCTATTCGAACGGCAATTTCCGCATCCTGTCGGACATCATCGAAGACCATGCGGGCCGCTCCTTGGGCGAACTCTACCGCGCCCATCTGTTCGATGCGGCGGACATGCCGACAGCCGAACTTCTGCCGGACACGACGACCCCTGCCGATGGCCTCGTCGGCCACGAAGGCAACGAGGCCGTCGGGTATTTTCCCGCGACAAACCGGATTTTCTGGACGGGAGATGCCGGCATTTCGGCCTCGCTCGACGACATGCTGGCCTGGGAGCGCTTCATCGATCGGACCCGGGACGACGAGGCCGGGATCTACCGGCGCCTTGCCCGGCCGCAACGTTTCGCCGACGGGCGGGAGGCACCCTATGGCAACGGCCTGGCCCATGACCGGATCGGCGAGATCCGCACCACCGGGCATGGCGGCGCGCTGCGCGGCTTCCGGGCGCACCGGCTGCACGCCGCGTCCGAGCGGCTGTCGGTGGTCGTGCTCCTCCATCACGAAGGCGATGCGCACGGCGCCGCCCGGCGTCTCATGGGGGCAGCGCTGGGGCTGGGGGCGCAGGACGAGAAGGGCGCGCCGGCAGAACAAAACTGGAAGGGGCGCTATCTCGATCCGGATACCGGCCTGCTGCTCACCCTTTCGCCCGGCCACAGCGGCCTCAAGGCCACCTATGCCGGCGGGGCCGAGCGGTTGATCGTGACCGATGCCGATACGGCGCGCTCCGCATCGATGACGCTGTCCCGGCGCGGCGACGAGATCACCTACGAACGCTGGCGGGATAATCTGCGCGGCGTTGCGAAGCGGGTTGGGGGCGAGGCGCGGCCGGACATTGCCGGGCGCTATCACAGCGACGAACTCGACGCATCGTTCGAGATCGTCGAGACCAATGGGGTCTTCCACGGCTTTTTCGAAGGCTTTCTCGGCAGGGGTGAGATGACCTCTCTGCAGCCGCGCGGCGCCGATGTCTGGACGCTGCCGTGCCGGCGTTCCATGGATGCACCCGCCCCGGGAGACTGGACCCTGCAGATCGAGCGCAGCGCCGATGGCGCGGTCAGCGGCGTGACGCTCGGCTGCTGGCTCGCCCGCAACGTGGCGTACAGCCGCATCGGACGATAA
- a CDS encoding ABC transporter substrate-binding protein: protein MLNKWMKIGLVTVMTSLSLGASLAEAAGVLTIGRREDSTTFDPIKTAQNIDFWVFSNVYDVLVRVDKSGTKLEPGLAESWTVSEDGLTYSFTLRDAKFSDGSAITADDAVFSLTRIRDNEGSLWRDSYKVIKTAEAKDPKTLVVTLSSPSAPFLSTLAMPGASIISKAGLESLGEDAYAENPIASGAFVVKEWRRGDRVILEKNPNFWQADRVSLDGVEWISVPDDNTRMLNVQAGQLDAAIFVPFSRVEELKKDANLTVHFDTSTREDHLLINHEHGDLAKKEVREAIDYAIDKKAIVDTVTFGQGEVAYSFIPKGALYHYADNLQRPYDPEKAKSLLSAAGVSGLTLNYLVNAGNEVDEQIAVLLQQQLQKADITVNLQKMDPSQTWDMLVAGEYDLSVMYWTNDILDPDQKTTFVVGHDSNMNYMTRYKNDTVKDLVAAARLEMDPAKREQMYIDIQKMAKADVNWIDLYYSPFINVSRKNVENFYQNPLGRFFLEDTVKN, encoded by the coding sequence ATGCTCAACAAATGGATGAAAATCGGCCTGGTCACCGTCATGACCTCGCTCTCGCTCGGCGCCAGCCTCGCTGAAGCCGCAGGCGTGCTGACCATCGGCCGTCGGGAGGACTCCACCACCTTCGACCCGATAAAGACCGCGCAGAACATCGACTTCTGGGTGTTTTCCAACGTCTATGACGTGCTGGTCAGGGTCGACAAGAGCGGCACCAAGCTGGAACCGGGCCTGGCGGAAAGCTGGACGGTCTCCGAAGACGGCCTGACCTACAGCTTCACGCTTCGCGATGCGAAGTTCTCCGACGGCAGCGCGATCACCGCGGACGATGCCGTGTTCAGCCTCACCCGCATTCGCGACAACGAAGGCTCGCTCTGGCGCGACTCCTACAAGGTCATCAAGACGGCGGAAGCCAAGGATCCGAAGACGCTGGTGGTCACGCTTTCCAGCCCGTCCGCGCCGTTCCTGTCGACGCTTGCCATGCCCGGCGCCTCCATCATCTCCAAGGCCGGCCTCGAATCGCTCGGCGAGGACGCCTATGCCGAAAACCCGATTGCCTCCGGCGCCTTCGTCGTTAAGGAATGGCGGCGCGGCGACCGAGTGATCCTGGAGAAGAACCCGAACTTCTGGCAGGCCGATCGGGTGTCGCTCGATGGCGTCGAATGGATCTCGGTCCCGGACGACAACACCCGCATGCTCAATGTGCAGGCCGGCCAGCTCGATGCGGCGATCTTCGTGCCCTTCTCGCGCGTGGAAGAGCTGAAGAAGGACGCCAACCTGACCGTCCATTTCGACACCTCGACCCGCGAGGATCACCTGCTCATCAATCATGAGCACGGCGATCTTGCGAAAAAGGAAGTCCGCGAGGCGATCGACTACGCGATCGACAAGAAGGCGATCGTCGACACCGTCACCTTCGGCCAGGGCGAGGTCGCCTATTCCTTCATTCCGAAGGGTGCGCTCTACCATTATGCCGACAATCTGCAGCGGCCCTATGATCCGGAAAAGGCAAAGAGCCTGCTGTCCGCCGCCGGCGTCAGCGGGCTGACGCTGAACTATCTCGTCAATGCCGGCAACGAGGTCGACGAACAGATCGCGGTCCTGCTGCAGCAGCAGCTGCAAAAGGCCGATATCACCGTCAACCTGCAGAAGATGGATCCGAGCCAGACCTGGGACATGCTGGTCGCAGGCGAATACGATCTGTCGGTCATGTACTGGACCAACGACATCCTCGATCCCGACCAGAAGACCACCTTCGTCGTCGGTCACGACAGCAATATGAACTACATGACGCGCTACAAGAACGACACGGTCAAGGATCTGGTGGCGGCCGCCCGCCTGGAGATGGATCCTGCCAAGCGCGAGCAGATGTATATCGACATCCAGAAGATGGCGAAGGCCGACGTAAACTGGATCGACCTCTATTACAGCCCCTTCATCAACGTCTCGCGCAAGAACGTCGAGAACTTCTACCAGAACCCGCTCGGCCGCTTCTTCCTGGAAGATACCGTCAAGAACTGA
- a CDS encoding IclR family transcriptional regulator, whose product MTIYRGNEAVDAEDDRYRAPALDKGLDILELLASVDGGLTQAEIARKLGRSPNEFYRMLDRLVRRGYITRIDGDRYSLTLKLFGLAQLHAPTRRLASYATPLMRDLAQRSRQANQLAVFDRGSAVIIAQQEAPDYWGISIRVGSHVSLFDTGSGHVLLAFRTPGEREMMISEHVKSREEVTLTPDFYARLDDIRLRGYAMMASAQIAGVYNLSAPILGPDGKGIAALTCPYISLVNAPNAPDITTTISMLLKTAAQLSLLAGSDIPQDS is encoded by the coding sequence ATGACGATTTATCGGGGAAACGAAGCCGTGGATGCGGAAGACGATCGCTACCGTGCGCCGGCGCTCGACAAGGGCCTGGACATTCTGGAGCTGCTCGCCAGCGTCGATGGCGGTCTGACGCAGGCGGAAATTGCGCGAAAGCTCGGCCGCAGCCCCAACGAGTTCTACCGCATGCTCGATCGTCTCGTCCGGCGCGGCTACATCACGCGGATCGATGGCGACCGCTATTCCCTGACGCTGAAGCTGTTCGGACTGGCCCAGCTCCATGCGCCGACCCGCCGGCTCGCGTCCTACGCAACGCCGCTGATGCGCGATCTCGCCCAGCGCAGCCGCCAGGCCAACCAGCTGGCGGTGTTCGACCGCGGGTCAGCCGTCATCATCGCCCAGCAGGAGGCCCCGGATTATTGGGGAATCTCGATCCGGGTCGGCTCGCATGTCAGCCTCTTCGACACCGGCTCCGGCCATGTGCTGCTGGCCTTTCGCACGCCGGGCGAGCGGGAGATGATGATTTCGGAGCATGTGAAGAGCCGGGAGGAGGTGACGCTGACGCCGGATTTCTACGCACGGCTCGACGACATCCGCCTGCGCGGCTACGCGATGATGGCCTCGGCCCAAATCGCCGGGGTCTACAATCTTTCCGCGCCCATCCTCGGTCCAGACGGCAAGGGGATTGCGGCGCTTACCTGTCCCTATATCAGCCTCGTCAACGCGCCGAACGCCCCGGACATCACGACGACGATCTCGATGCTGTTGAAGACCGCAGCCCAGCTGTCGCTGCTCGCCGGATCGGACATTCCACAGGATAGCTGA
- a CDS encoding ABC transporter ATP-binding protein: MTAPLLSIRDLVVTLNGVTPQKTLIDHVSVDLAQGEILGLVGESGSGKSLLCRAVMGLLPSRRLSVDHGTVDLAGRDLVTATPAEMLAVRGSEIGMIFQNPTSHLDPVMKIGDQIAEGIRFHQGASAREARAAAVDMLIQVGFPDPARQYDNYPHEFSGGMRQRAMIAAALSCRPKILIADEPTTALDVTIQAQILDLIMALRDKLCLSVILITHDLGVVAQTCDRIAVMRNGRIVEQGEKRQILSSPAHDYTRMLIASHPSLAAADAPEAVAAAPPTETPARPMLEIDDLHVTFDSGGSFFGARGKKVSAVKGVSLRVMPGETIGIVGESGSGKSTLARAILGLVKHSAGRIAFDGIDLAKEPRDALQRLRRETAMVFQDPFNSLNPRLTVGETLGEVLKVNGMAPAAIPRRIEELLDLVHLDRAFAGRKPRSMSGGQCQRVGIARALAVNPRLIIADECVAALDVTIQKQIVDLFAELKARMNLTLLFIAHDLAIVRNLCDRVIVMLHGEVVEEGPSARVFAQPQQPYTAALIGAIPDIDPDKRLLAPRLAGAPAADAHL, from the coding sequence ATGACCGCGCCGCTCCTCTCGATCCGCGATCTCGTCGTCACCTTGAACGGCGTCACGCCGCAGAAGACCCTGATCGATCATGTCAGCGTCGATCTCGCGCAGGGCGAAATTCTCGGTCTCGTCGGCGAAAGCGGTTCCGGCAAGAGCCTGCTCTGCCGCGCCGTCATGGGTCTTCTTCCTTCCCGCAGGCTGTCGGTCGATCATGGAACGGTGGACCTGGCCGGTCGCGACCTCGTGACGGCGACACCGGCCGAGATGCTGGCGGTGCGCGGCAGCGAGATCGGCATGATCTTTCAAAACCCGACGAGCCATCTCGATCCCGTGATGAAGATCGGCGACCAGATTGCCGAGGGCATCCGGTTCCACCAGGGCGCCAGCGCGCGCGAGGCCCGCGCGGCGGCGGTGGACATGCTGATCCAGGTCGGCTTCCCCGATCCGGCCCGCCAGTACGACAACTATCCGCATGAATTCTCGGGCGGCATGCGCCAGCGGGCCATGATCGCCGCCGCCCTCTCCTGTCGCCCGAAGATCCTGATTGCCGACGAGCCGACCACGGCGCTCGATGTGACGATCCAGGCGCAGATCCTCGACCTGATCATGGCGCTGCGCGACAAGCTCTGCCTGTCGGTCATCCTCATCACCCACGATCTCGGCGTCGTCGCGCAGACCTGCGATCGAATCGCGGTCATGCGCAACGGCCGGATCGTCGAGCAGGGCGAGAAGCGGCAGATCCTGTCTTCGCCGGCACACGACTATACCCGCATGCTGATTGCCAGCCACCCGTCGCTCGCCGCGGCAGACGCGCCCGAGGCCGTTGCCGCGGCGCCGCCGACCGAAACGCCGGCGCGGCCGATGCTCGAGATCGACGACCTGCATGTGACCTTCGACAGCGGCGGCTCCTTCTTCGGCGCCCGTGGCAAGAAGGTCAGCGCGGTCAAGGGCGTCAGCCTGCGCGTCATGCCCGGCGAAACGATCGGCATCGTCGGGGAATCGGGGAGCGGAAAGAGCACGCTGGCGCGGGCCATCCTGGGGCTGGTCAAACACTCCGCCGGCCGCATCGCCTTCGACGGGATTGATCTCGCCAAAGAGCCGCGCGACGCGCTGCAGCGCCTCCGGCGCGAAACGGCGATGGTGTTCCAGGATCCGTTCAACTCGCTCAACCCGCGCCTCACCGTCGGCGAGACCCTGGGCGAGGTGTTGAAGGTCAACGGCATGGCGCCGGCCGCCATTCCGCGCCGGATCGAGGAACTGCTGGACCTCGTGCATCTCGACCGCGCCTTTGCGGGCCGCAAGCCCCGCAGCATGAGCGGCGGACAATGCCAGCGTGTCGGCATCGCCCGCGCGCTTGCGGTCAATCCGCGCCTCATCATCGCGGACGAATGCGTGGCGGCGCTGGACGTGACCATCCAGAAGCAGATCGTCGATCTCTTCGCGGAACTGAAGGCGCGCATGAACCTCACGCTGCTCTTCATCGCGCATGATCTCGCCATCGTTCGCAATCTCTGCGACCGGGTCATCGTGATGCTGCATGGCGAGGTGGTGGAAGAAGGCCCCTCCGCCCGCGTCTTCGCGCAGCCGCAGCAGCCTTATACAGCGGCCCTCATCGGGGCGATCCCCGACATCGATCCCGACAAGAGACTTCTGGCGCCCCGCCTTGCCGGCGCGCCCGCTGCAGACGCCCATCTCTAA